A genomic window from Rhea pennata isolate bPtePen1 chromosome 12, bPtePen1.pri, whole genome shotgun sequence includes:
- the DNAJB8 gene encoding dnaJ homolog subfamily B member 8, which yields MVDYYKVLGLQKSASQDDIKKSYRKLALKWHPDKNPNNKEEAEKKFKAVAEAYEVLSDPQKRSLYDRPVKESRSQGGRGATGGRNSPFDSSYIFRNPEEIFREFFGGLDPFAHDFWDNSFDNRGENRHRTNGRGNGLSLFPDFVRSFISFNSFGPSEQTTFSFGGDTAGSHSFRSVSTTSEVINGRRITTRKIIENGQERTEVEEDGQLKSVKVNGREQLK from the coding sequence ATGGTGGATTATTACAAAGTCCTCGGACTGCAAAAAAGCGCCTCCCAGGATGACATTAAGAAGTCCTACCGCAAACTAGCGCTCAAATGGCATCCTGATAAGAACCCCAACAACAAGGaggaagctgaaaagaaattcaaagcagTTGCTGAGGCATACGAGGTTCTGTCAGACCCTCAGAAACGATCTCTCTATGACAGACCTGTTAAGGAGAGCAGGTCccaaggaggaagaggagccaCAGGGGGTCGTAACAGCCCGTTCGATTCCAGTTACATATTCCGTAACCCCGAGGAGATATTTAGAGAGTTCTTTGGAGGGCTGGATCCCTTTGCACATGATTTCTGGGACAATTCTTTCGACAACCGTGGTGAAAACAGGCACAGAACAAACGGAAGGGGAAACGGCCTCAGCCTGTTTCCCGACTTTGTGCGGTCATTTATATCATTCAATTCATTTGGCCCCAGTGAGCAGACCACCTTCTCCTTCGGTGGGGACACAGCTGGGTCACACAGTTTCAGATCAGTCTCCACCACTAGTGAAGTGATCAATGGCAGGAGGATCACCACCCGGAAAATCATTGAGAATGGGCAGGAGAGAACAGAAGTGGAAGAAGATGGCCAGTTGAAGTCTGTAAAAGTAAATGGAAGAGAACAGCTGAAATGA